CAACGTGGACTTTGATATTGATGTGAACGCCTCTGTGTTTGAAACCAACATCCGAGGTGAGGGCTGCTTTCTAGGGCCcttggaagaaaagagaatgtgGAATTTTGGCTTCTGTGTAAACCAAGAGGTGGTAAACAGGATCTTAAGCGCCAGCCTTGCCAGGGCACTTGGCTCAAACCAGATTGACAGAGCTCTTCCCTCCTGTAGGGTTGGGTAGGGAGGTGTTGGGATCCCTCATCAGTTTCAGACATGAAAGTGAGCAGGGGAcagagaaaagactgaaaagaaatatgCCAGGATTACTcacatatttaacatatatttggTACCAGGCTTTCAGCCAAGAGCAAGAAAGATGTAATCCTTGCCTTCTTGTAGCTTATTGCCTATTGAAAGTTTGTTAGAACTTTCTGCAttgttgatggaaatgttttatatctgtgTTGTCCATTCCAGTAGCcattagctacatgtggctattgaacaTTTGAAAGGTGCCTACtgcaactgaagaactgaatttttaatttcacttaattttaatggatttaaatttaaatagtgaCATGTGGTTACTAATTACTGTATTACATAGTGCAAGTCTAAGGTATTAGTTTCCAAACCTGGCTGCCCATCAGAAGCATTtgggacattttaaaaagttcagcTGTGTAGACTCCACTCTAAATCTAAAAAATCGGTATCTCTGGGTTGGGTCCTACGGTCAGTATTTTTAGCAGGTTCccaatgaatctttttttttttttaacgaatctttcattttattgagGTAAATTTACATATACTGAAAGGCACAGATCTACACATTTCAATGAATTTTGAcccagtgattctttttttaaaaattaattaattaattaactaatttgtttatttttttggctgcgttgggtctttgttgctgtgggtgggctttttctagtctcggcgagtggggactactcttcgttgcagtgcacgggcttctcattgcagtggcttctctttgttgtggagcacaggctctgtgcatgtgggcttcagtaattgtgactcgtgggattagttgctccgcggcatgtgggatcttcctgcacaagggttcgaacccgtgtcccctgcattggtaggtgggttcttaaccactgagccattgGGGAAgtcccctatttatttatttattataacatctttattggagtataattgctttacaatggtgtgttagtttctgctttataacaaaatgtatcagttatccatatacatgtgttcccatatcttttcccttttgcatctccttccctcccaccctccctatcccacccctctaggtggtcacaaaccaccagagctgatctccctgtgctatgcggctgcttcccactagctatctaatttacgtttggtagtgtatatgtgtccatgccactctctcacttcgtcccagcttaccattccccctccccatatcctcaagtccattctctagtaggtctgtgtctttagtcccgtcttacccctaggttcttcgtgactttttttttttttttttagattccatatatatgtgttagcatactgtatttgtttttctctttctgacttacttcactctgtatgacagtctctgggtccatccacctcactacaaataactcaattttgtttccttttatggctgagtaatattctattgtatatatgtgtcacatcttctttatccattcatccgatgatggacacttaggttgcatccatgtcctggctattgtaaatagagctgcaatgaacattttggtacatgactcttttgttttgttttgttttgttttgttttgttgcagtacgcgggcctctcactgttgtggcctctcctgttgcggagtgcaggctccggatgcgcaggctcagcggccatggctcatgggcccagccgctctgcagcatgtgggatcttccctgaccggggcacgaacctgtgtcccctgcatcagcaggtggactctcaaccactgtaccaccagggaagccccaatgactctttttgaattatggttttctcaaggtatatacccagtagtgggattgctgggttgtatggtagttctatttttagttttttaaggaacctccatactgttctccaaagtggctgtatcaatttacattcccaccaacagtgcaagagggttcccttttctccacaccctctccagcatttactgtttgtagattttttgatgatggccattgtgaccggtgtgagatgatatctcattgtagttttgatttgcatttctctaatgattaatgatgtggggcattctttcatgtgtttgttggcaatctgtatatcttctttggagaaatgtctatttaggtctcctgcccatttttggattgggttgtttgttttttttgtttttttttgtttttttttttttaacatctttattggagtataattgttttacaatagtgtgttagttttccctctacaacaaactaaatcagttatacatacacacatgctcccacatctcctccctcttgcatcaccctctctcccaccctccctatcccacccccccaggcggtcacaaagcacagaggtgatctccctgtgctatgcagcagcttcccaccagctatctaatttacatttgatagtgtatatatgtccctgccactcccccacttcgtcacagcccacccctccccctccccatatcctcaagtccatgctcgagtaagtctgtgttttattcccgtcctaccactaacctcttcatgacatttttttcccttagagtccatatatatgtgttagcatacggtatttgtttttctccttctgacttacttcactctgtatgacagactccaggtccatccacctcattataaataactcagtttcatttctttttatggctgagtaatattccattgtatatatgtgccacatcttctttatccattcatctgttgatggacacttaggttgcttccatgtcctggctattgtaaatagagctgcaatgaacattttggtacatgagtctttctgaattatagttttctcagggtatattcccagtagtgggattgctgggtcgtatggtagttctatttgtagttttttaaggaacctccatactgttctccatagcggctgtatcaatttacattcccaccagcagtgcaagagggttcccttttctccacaccctctccagcatttattgtttctagagtttttgatgatggccaatctgaccggtgtgagatgatatctcattgtagttttgatttgcatttctctaatgattaatgaggttgagcattctttcatgtgtttgttggcaatctgtatatcttctttggagaaatgtctatttagttcttctgcccatttttggattgggttgtttgtttttttgttattgatctgcgtgagctgcttgtaaattttggagattaatcctttgtcagttgcttcatttgcaactattttctcccattctgagggttgtcttttggtcttgtttatggtttcatttgctgtgtaaaagcttttaagtttcattaggtcccatttatttatttatgttttatttccattcctctaggaggtgggtcaaaaaggatcttgctgtgatttatgtcatagagtgttctgcctatgttttcctctaagagtttgatagtgtttggccttacatttaggtctttaacccattttgagtttatttttgtgtatggtgttagggagtgttctaatttcatacttttacatgtacctgtccagttttcccagcaccacttattgaagaggctgtcttttctccattgtatgttcttgcctcctttatcaaagataaggtgaccatatgtgtgtgggtttatctctgggctttctatcctgttccattgatctatatttctgtttttgtgccagtaccatactgtcttgattactgtagctttgtagtatagtctgaagtcagggagcctgattcttccagctccatttttcgttctcaagattgcgttggctattcagggtcttttgtgtttccatacaaattgtaaaattttttgttctagttctgtgaaaaatgccagtggtagtttgatagggattgcattgaatctgtagattgctttgggtagtatagtcattttcacaatgttgattcttccagtccaagaacacggtatatctctccatctgtttgaatcatctttaatttctttcatcagtgtcttataattttctgcatacaggtcttttgtctccttaggcaggtttattcctagatattttattctttttgttgtagtggtaaataggagtgttttcttaatttcactttcagacttttcatcgttagtgtataggaatgcaagagatttctgtgcattagttttgtatcctgctactttaccaaatccattgattagctctagtagttttctggtagcatccttaggattctcaatatatagtatcatgtcatctgcaaacagtgacagctttacttcttcttttcctgtttggattccttttatttctttttcttctctgattgctgtggctaaaacttccaaaactatgttgaataatagtggtgagagtaggcaaccttgtctttttcctgatcttagtggaaatggtttcagtttttcaccattgaggacgatgttggctgtcggtttgtcatatatggcctttattatgttgaggaaagttccctctgtgcctactttctgcagggtttttatcataaatgggtgttgaattttgtcaaaagctttctctgcatctattgagatgatcatatggtttttctccttcaatttgttaataccgtgtatcatgttgattgaattgcatatattgaagaatccttgcattcctggattaaaccccacttgatcatggtgtatgatccttttaatgtgctgttgtgttctgtttgctagtattttgttgaggatttttgcatctatgttcctcagtgatactggcctatagttttctttctttgtgacatctttgtctggttttggtatcagggtgatggtggccttgtagaatgagttggagagtgttcctccctctgctatattttggaacagtttgagaaggataggtgttagctcttctctaaatgtccctatttatttatttgtttatttatttattttaaaaaagacacattttttcaGCATCATGATCAGACTGTTACATTTAGCAATCAACatgggtgcaaaaaaaaaaaaatctacattaaaaCCCTTTGTTGGAATGCTTTACACTTTCCACAGAACAGGAACTAAAATAACCTGTTATACAATTAGTCACAAATACAGTCCTTGAGTTTTTTTGCCCATACACATGAGTATTGTCTAaaacatgtcttctttgtagCAGCTAGGCCCTGCCCCCACTGTGCTTGGCTGAGTTCACAAATCTGTTGTAACCTTTAGCTTCCCTgtcacttctctggctctcctctcctgctaaGCTTTGTTTCCTGGCAGTAATCAAAACCTTCTGCCACTGCCatagctactgctgctgctggaacCACCATAGCCACCTTGGTTTCGGGATTTGGCAAAGTATTGGCCTCCACCACCATAGGGGCCAGAACTTCTGCCTCCAAAGTTTCCTCCTTTCATGGGTCCAGAATTTGAAGATTGATTGTTGTAACTGCCCAAATCATTGTAGCTTCCACCACCTCCAAAATTGCTTCCATCATTACCAGATCCATTACAgccatccccactgccaccatAGCCACCACCACCGTGGCTGCCACCAAAGCCACCCCGACCACTGAAGTTTCCTCCATGACCAAAGTTGGCATTCCCACCAAAACCACCTCCACAACCACCACCAAAGTTTTCAGAACCGCTTCGACTTCTTTGGCTGGATGCGGCACTAGCCATCTCTTGCTTAGATAGGGCTTTCCTTACTTCACAGTTGTGGCCATTCACAGTGTGGTATTTCTGAATGACAATCTTGTCTGCAGAGTCATGGTCATCAAAGGTTACGAAAGCAAAGCCTCTCTTTTTGCCACTGCCTCGATCAGTCATGATTTCAATCACTTCAATTTGCCCATACTGTTCAAAATAATCTCTTAAATGATGTTCTTCAGTGTCTTCTTTAATGCCACCaacaaaaatctttttcacagTTAAGTGGGCACCAGGTCTTTGAGACTCTTCTCTTGAGACGGCCCTCCTTGGTTCCACAACTCTTCCATCCACCTTGTGTGGCCTTGCCTTCATGGCTGCACCCTCCTCCTCCACAGTGGCGTACGTGACAAACCCGAAGCCTCTGGAGCGTTTGGTGTTTGGATCCCTCATTACCACACAATCTATGAGCGTTCCCCACTGCTCAGAATGGCTCCTCAGACTCGCATCGGTTGTTTCAAAGCTCAAACCTCCGATGAAGAGCTTCCGCAGCTGTTCGGGCTCTTTGGGTGACTCTGACTTAGACATGATGgcagtggaggggtgggggaagacgTCAACGATGCTTACTTGGCGGCGTCCACGAGCAGAAAggccctatttattttttaatgaacactTATTGCCTAGGTTTTACCTGTGGAATTCTTTGAGGCCTGGGTTGAATGTGGgtttttccagatatattttttgtttactcTTGCCATGTGGCTGGAGGCATTATCTGCGAAACCCACCTTAGGCTAAAGGTTTAAGGTTTTCTAGACTACGCAGTTAGTGTGAGTTCAGTCTGTAAAACTTAGTGAGTACCAGTTTGTGGTTATTAATTCttaggagagattttttttttcttttctttacttggCATTGAGATTTGAGGTATACAGTTTTCCTTACTCTATGCTAGGGGAGGTGTGtaaggtttattttaaattaatctttacACAGGGTATATAATTCTTCCAGATCCCAACTTCATGGAGGGATCTTCTATCAGACTTCCCACTCTGGATAGGTCCTGCCTTTGTCTCTTATTCCTGGTCtgccaggaggaggagaaaactgaagctcaaggTCACCAGTTTTTTTCAGTGGGAGGGCCATTCAGGATATCTGTTTAGCCATATTTCCAGATACGTAacctttgtgtctttttaaaaaccctaaCTATTATGTAATAAATTGAaagagataaatgaataaaatgaaggtCATAAGTATCCTCCCTTGGTCTTGGGGTGATTGGGAGACAGTGACCAAGTGCAATGAGCATGGACTTTGGTGTCAGACAGACCTGGCCCTACCACCTACTAGATGGAtgacctgggcaagtcactttacctctctgaaccACAGTATCTCCATCTGAAGAGGGCACAATAGTACCTAGTGCTTGGTGTATACGGTAGGGACTGTAAAAAAATGATAACCATTATTTTTGTGAcccaccaagagaaaaaaaacttcATGAACTTAACACTGTACCAGTGTGGGGGGTTAAGGACTCTTCTTTTGCTACGTGGCTCCAGCCCCTTCCCAGTGAGCCACTGAACAGAGCATTAGGTTTAATTTGTACAAGGGAAGGACTTACTGGTCCTTAGGATTCTGACACTTGCCTTTTGTACCATCTGTAGTAGTAGGAGGACttctgtctgctcacctgctatCAAAGAGGGCTGGGGTAGAAGTGGAGGCTGGATGGCCCTGCTCGGGACCTCTCCTGAGGATGGCCGAGGAGGCAGCCCGGAAACTCCTCCCAGGTAAGACCCACATAGAGATGGGGCAGAGATGAAGTCCGGTAGGCCCTGCTGCTCTTGCTGGAGAAGAGAGTGGCTGTGCAGAACTGTTTGCTCGCGTTGCTCACCCAAACACTTGGTATTTCTACCTCTTGGCGCCCCCCATGGAAATCAGGAGAGTCCTTGGCATTTTGAGGGCTAGACTAGGATGGATGAGCTGACCTCATTACTGTTTGCGAGGAGCGCTGAAGGCCAGCCTGGTGGCTGGAGGGCTCTTGCCCTTATTTGAGTGAGTGCTTTTTTGCCCCCTCCCAGGCCCACACGCCACTGGAATGAAAGGGTTCCAGAGAAGAGCCTTGGTCTGAGCGTTCGGAACCCCTGGTTCTAGACTCGGCTCTGACAACCAATAGCTTGACCAAGCCGCTCTTCCTCTCCTTGGTTCAATTTCCCCATCTATCAAATGGGAGTCAAAATTCCTGCCTCCCTCTGGGGAGACGtaaaatgaggtcagagaggagaaACTTCTTGGAGAACCTCAAACACCACTGAGACACGAGAGGGACTTGTTTTGTAGCTGAGCCATGTccagggctgcaggccaagcTGCAGTGTTTGTCCAGAGGGGCAGTAGCTGGGCTCGGCAGCGTCAACGGGATGCTGTGTTCTCTTCAGGGTGTGGCGGAGGCTCTGAGAGCTGTTCACACCCAAACACGTTATGCTGTGCTTTCCACCAACCTCTTGGCCATCTCACTTCTCCCTTTCACCCAGGACTTGCCTCTCATCCTTGGGGAAGAGCTGAGGAGAGTGAGCAAACTGGGTTCAGGTCTCACTCACGGCCTGAATGTCTCCTTACAAACGTTATGTCCTGTGTGACTCATCCCTGGAGGGAAGCTCTGTCTGGttgctcccttctttttttttgtattgagaAATATACATATTGAAAAGTGCATTCACTCTGAGAAACAGGATTttgtcacctccccaccccctttttaaTACTGCCTGACTTCTCTGAACTATCCCTTTGGGCGCTTCTTGCTTGTGACTCGAATCCTCCTTGCTTACCACTCATGTCTGCCAGATAGCAAGTTTCTCTTCTTACAGTAAAGTTGCTGGACCTTGTGGTTCTTGGAAGTTTTGACAACTTTGTTCACAGCTTGGTGACACACAGGCTGCTTTGGGGTTGTTCGACCTTTCAGCCTGGAGAGGAAATCTCTGCCTCTGACTTGCTGTCTAGTTCCTTGCCTGGAATTGGAAGGCACTGGGCTGAGGTGGTCAGGGCACTGGGCCcatgggtgggggcggggagcgggCACGTGGCAGTCATTCCCATCCCAGCTCCGTTTGGCTGTCTCTGTGATCTCTGAGTCACTTCTTTACAAGCCTGACCTTTCCTACCTGTGAATTGAGGGTTGGACCACATTGGCAGCTTCGTGGTTtatatatccttttaaaaaaaaaataacatagccCCTGAAACTCTTTATTTAGAGCAGGGATCTTAAACTGGCTGCTTTGGGACTGTTTACAGTCTGCAGATGTGTTTCATTTGGTCAGAATGGTGTTTTAAGAAGTGGATGAATGGCTTCTTGATTTTGCCACCAGCTTCCCCACTGCCTATGGCTTAAGCCCTGCCTGCTTCACACTAAGTTACTTGCCTGGCCTCTGAGGCATAatacaaaataagtaaaagtaGAGCTGCTCTAGCTAAAGTGAGCATGCGTGGAGTGTGATACCCCAGAGCACAGCCCGCTGCTTCCCTGCTCACCGCAGGCAAGAGCCCAAGGCATGAGGAGCAGTGTTTGACAGCATCTGGGTTAGGTGGCCACTAAGGGCCCTCCAGTTGTGACACTTATCCTTCTCTGGCTCAGTCTCTAGCAGATCACCCAGGAGACAAAAGGGAAGTGCTGGCCAAGGCCTCAGGCTTTGGTCCTGTGTCCACCCAGGCCCACCTCCCCGCTCCTATCTGGGGTCTTAATTTTGTGATTGTTCAGCCTTTCAGACCCCCACTGGCATGCCGTATGGAACAGTGAACCTGCTTCACGGCGTGAACCCGGGGGAGACTCCCGTCACCTGCACAGCAGGGATCGGGACCTTCATCGTGGAATTTGCCACCCTGAGCAGCCTCACCGGTGACCCTGTGTTCGAAGACGTCGCCAGAGTGGCCCTGATGCGCCTCTGGGAGAGCCGGTCAGATATTGGGCTGGTAGGTCCGCTGCCACTTTTCCTGTCTAGCTCAAGTTGGCCACCTTGGCCCCTGCTTATGAGGCTCAGGGCTCTGAGCAACAAGTTGCAGTCCAGCCAAAAGAAACTAAGAGTGACCTCAGGAGTGGTCCAAGACTTAGGCTCACAACACCGAAAGTAGACCAAGCCTCCAGTTAATGCTTTGGcacagaggggaggagagcatgAGAGTACATCCTCTGACAGGAAGAGGGGCCGTGATAAGCTCTGGCTCCTTGAGCTTCTCTGATTTCTAGGGAGTGGGTCATATGCTTCATGCCCCTGAC
The DNA window shown above is from Kogia breviceps isolate mKogBre1 chromosome 14, mKogBre1 haplotype 1, whole genome shotgun sequence and carries:
- the LOC131741296 gene encoding heterogeneous nuclear ribonucleoprotein A1-like; translated protein: MSKSESPKEPEQLRKLFIGGLSFETTDASLRSHSEQWGTLIDCVVMRDPNTKRSRGFGFVTYATVEEEGAAMKARPHKVDGRVVEPRRAVSREESQRPGAHLTVKKIFVGGIKEDTEEHHLRDYFEQYGQIEVIEIMTDRGSGKKRGFAFVTFDDHDSADKIVIQKYHTVNGHNCEVRKALSKQEMASAASSQRSRSGSENFGGGCGGGFGGNANFGHGGNFSGRGGFGGSHGGGGYGGSGDGCNGSGNDGSNFGGGGSYNDLGSYNNQSSNSGPMKGGNFGGRSSGPYGGGGQYFAKSRNQGGYGGSSSSSSYGSGRRF